One genomic segment of Gemmatimonadota bacterium includes these proteins:
- a CDS encoding L-rhamnose mutarotase produces MRRFCLTLDLQDEPALIKEYEAWHRDVWPEVLESLRDSGIKEMTIYRLQNRLCMIMEVTERFSFEAKAAADLLNTRVQEWEEMMWHFQRPLPWAKPGEKWLPMEPIFIFHA; encoded by the coding sequence CTGCGACGCTTCTGTCTGACGCTCGACCTGCAGGACGAGCCCGCGCTGATCAAGGAATACGAGGCGTGGCATCGCGACGTCTGGCCCGAGGTGCTCGAGTCGCTGCGTGACTCGGGGATCAAGGAGATGACGATCTATCGCCTCCAGAACCGGCTCTGCATGATCATGGAGGTGACCGAGCGCTTCTCCTTCGAGGCGAAGGCCGCCGCCGACCTCCTCAACACCCGGGTGCAGGAATGGGAGGAGATGATGTGGCACTTCCAGCGCCCGCTCCCGTGGGCCAAGCCAGGCGAGAAGTGGTTGCCGATGGAGCCGATCTTCATCTTCCACGCATGA
- a CDS encoding (Fe-S)-binding protein, translated as MSVALFIPCYVDQLYPQVARATLAVLAARGVTVEYPLAQTCCGQPMANAGCEGDAHAAARRFVRTFAGYDTIVAPSGSCVHYVRHHFDALPQTSQVQHVRNATVELSEFLLTLPEGPPIDFPYRVGVHVGCHALRGLRQAVSSELGPTPGGALRTLLATLRGAEVVALDRPDECCGFGGTFAVDEPAISARMGSDRIADHRRHGAQVLVSGDMSCLMHLDGIVRRQGAPLPVMHIAQILNGERP; from the coding sequence ATGAGTGTCGCCCTCTTCATCCCGTGCTACGTCGACCAGCTCTACCCCCAGGTGGCGCGCGCCACGTTGGCGGTGCTGGCGGCGCGCGGGGTGACGGTGGAGTATCCGCTGGCACAGACCTGTTGCGGGCAGCCGATGGCGAACGCCGGCTGCGAGGGTGATGCCCACGCGGCCGCGCGGCGCTTTGTGCGCACCTTCGCCGGCTACGACACGATCGTCGCGCCCTCGGGGAGCTGCGTCCACTACGTCCGACACCACTTCGACGCGCTGCCGCAGACCTCGCAGGTGCAGCACGTCCGGAACGCCACCGTCGAACTCAGCGAATTTCTGCTGACCCTCCCCGAAGGGCCACCGATCGATTTCCCGTATCGCGTCGGTGTGCACGTCGGTTGCCATGCGCTGCGCGGACTGCGTCAGGCGGTCTCCTCCGAGCTTGGTCCGACTCCCGGCGGAGCGCTGCGCACCCTGCTCGCCACGCTCCGCGGTGCGGAGGTCGTGGCGCTTGACCGCCCCGATGAGTGCTGCGGCTTCGGCGGCACCTTTGCCGTCGACGAACCTGCAATCTCGGCGCGGATGGGGAGCGATCGGATCGCCGACCACCGACGTCACGGTGCCCAGGTGCTGGTGAGTGGCGACATGTCGTGCCTGATGCACCTCGACGGGATCGTGCGTCGCCAGGGCGCGCCACTCCCGGTGATGCACATTGCACAGATCCTGAACGGCGAACGGCCGTGA
- a CDS encoding lactate utilization protein produces the protein MTTHPEAAEAFAQDAERTAWHDQALWFVRAKRDQVTRAIPEWEALRTLASGIKAHTLSRLDEYLEQFERNALANGVVVHWAADADEHNRIVLGILRDRGATRLVKSKSMLTEECHLNPYLEAHGITVVDSDLGERIVQLGREAPSHIVMPAIHKRKAEVGALFAEHFGTSPDEDDPGRLADAARGPLRSALFGADAALTGVNFGVAETGGIVVCTNEGNADLGVHLAPIHIACMGIEKLVPRVADLGVFLRLLARSATGQPITAYSSHVVTPRAPGQLHFVIVDNGRSEHLGRPEFREALACIRCGACLNTCPVYRRSGGHSYGSTIPGPIGAILSPGVDLAKHASLPFASTLCGSCGDVCPVKIDIPQQLYRWRQMVGRAGLLPAKKRLTMTLLGGVFGSRAWYEWCGRMARVALRVVPGWLARRTAWGRERELPVAPKESFREWYQRSGRG, from the coding sequence ATCACCACGCACCCCGAGGCCGCCGAGGCGTTTGCGCAGGATGCCGAGCGGACGGCGTGGCACGATCAGGCGCTCTGGTTCGTGCGCGCCAAGCGCGACCAGGTGACCCGCGCGATTCCGGAGTGGGAAGCGCTGCGCACCCTCGCCTCGGGCATCAAGGCCCACACGCTGTCACGGCTCGACGAGTACCTCGAGCAGTTCGAGCGGAACGCGCTGGCCAATGGTGTGGTGGTGCATTGGGCCGCCGATGCCGACGAGCACAACCGGATTGTCCTCGGCATCCTCCGTGATCGCGGCGCGACCCGGTTGGTCAAGAGCAAGTCGATGCTCACCGAAGAGTGCCACCTCAATCCGTACCTCGAGGCGCACGGCATCACCGTCGTCGACAGCGACTTGGGCGAGCGGATCGTGCAGCTCGGCCGCGAAGCGCCAAGCCACATCGTGATGCCGGCGATCCACAAGCGGAAGGCAGAGGTCGGGGCGCTCTTCGCCGAGCACTTCGGCACCTCGCCGGACGAGGACGACCCGGGGCGCCTTGCGGATGCCGCGCGTGGGCCGCTCCGCTCGGCACTCTTCGGCGCCGATGCGGCGCTGACGGGCGTCAACTTCGGGGTCGCCGAGACGGGCGGGATCGTGGTCTGCACCAACGAGGGGAACGCCGACCTCGGCGTCCACCTGGCACCTATCCACATCGCCTGCATGGGCATCGAGAAGCTGGTTCCGCGGGTGGCCGACCTCGGCGTCTTCCTGCGACTGCTGGCACGGAGTGCCACCGGCCAGCCGATCACCGCGTACAGTTCGCACGTGGTGACACCGCGTGCCCCCGGGCAGCTCCATTTCGTGATCGTCGACAATGGTCGCAGTGAGCACCTCGGCCGGCCGGAGTTTCGCGAGGCGCTCGCCTGCATCCGCTGTGGCGCCTGCCTCAACACCTGCCCGGTCTATCGTCGGAGCGGGGGACACAGCTACGGCAGCACCATTCCCGGGCCGATCGGCGCGATCCTCTCGCCCGGGGTCGACCTCGCCAAGCACGCCTCGCTGCCGTTTGCCTCGACGCTCTGCGGGTCGTGCGGCGACGTCTGCCCGGTCAAGATCGACATCCCGCAGCAGCTCTATCGCTGGCGGCAGATGGTCGGACGCGCCGGGCTCCTCCCCGCGAAGAAGCGACTGACCATGACGCTGCTCGGCGGCGTCTTCGGATCGCGCGCGTGGTATGAATGGTGTGGCCGTATGGCGCGGGTGGCCCTGCGCGTGGTGCCAGGGTGGTTGGCGCGCCGGACCGCATGGGGACGGGAGCGGGAACTCCCCGTGGCGCCGAAGGAGTCGTTCCGCGAGTGGTACCAGCGGAGCGGACGCGGATGA
- a CDS encoding LUD domain-containing protein, which produces MSSRQEILDAVRRNRPDARPLPDLPTGAALPHDAVERFAAMVREVGGEAVITGDVSTAIHNRYPEARRVISMMDGAPFTAGSLDGIDLVIIRGELGVVENGAIWVAESAMGHRALPFVTMHLVLVLRATDLVADMHGAYAALGLERRTPGFGVFISGPSKTADIERALVIGAQGPRSLMVVITPP; this is translated from the coding sequence ATGAGCAGCCGTCAGGAGATCCTCGACGCGGTGCGGCGCAATCGTCCTGACGCGCGGCCACTGCCGGACCTTCCGACCGGCGCGGCATTGCCGCATGATGCCGTGGAACGCTTTGCGGCGATGGTCCGTGAGGTCGGCGGCGAGGCGGTGATCACCGGCGACGTGTCGACGGCGATCCACAACCGCTACCCGGAGGCGCGCCGAGTCATCTCGATGATGGACGGGGCGCCGTTCACCGCAGGCTCACTCGACGGGATCGACCTGGTAATAATCCGTGGCGAACTCGGCGTCGTCGAGAACGGGGCGATCTGGGTGGCGGAATCGGCGATGGGGCATCGGGCGTTGCCGTTCGTCACGATGCATCTGGTACTCGTGCTGCGCGCCACGGATCTCGTGGCCGACATGCATGGCGCCTACGCGGCGCTGGGACTGGAACGCAGAACGCCGGGCTTTGGCGTCTTCATCTCGGGGCCGTCAAAGACGGCCGACATCGAGCGCGCGCTGGTCATCGGGGCGCAGGGGCCGCGGTCGCTGATGGTCGTCATCACACCGCCGTAG
- a CDS encoding DUF3187 family protein: MRLLPAFALLLAAVPVAAQDLPPFVPVNPIIAARSPLYAQPIVGAAPGWRVRLVTDYSNVIETGTSVDRREYLFDAELLQMDLWVTRDLSPTAFLIGDLSVRGGYDGKLDAFLNWYHDLIGLPVPARNRRPEDTFGWTQTLPDGRVIDRSRPGTFLGDLRLGAGARFGRSQLVGTITLPTATASGDGWGRKSVGLAGSFTSRVAASNRIIVDAGLSAGWTPTQGALAAYQQSAFLGGLIGSRWRFSGSQSLFATIAFQTANWKETGWASVDGRDVTLDAGGLVNFKKGWPELQIGITEDLAPRGPAVDVGFKVGLRW, from the coding sequence ATGCGCCTCCTCCCTGCCTTTGCGCTCCTCCTCGCCGCGGTGCCGGTTGCCGCCCAGGATCTGCCGCCATTCGTTCCGGTGAATCCGATCATCGCCGCCCGGTCCCCCCTCTATGCGCAGCCGATCGTCGGGGCAGCGCCGGGCTGGCGGGTGCGGCTGGTCACCGACTACAGCAATGTGATCGAGACGGGGACATCGGTCGACCGCAGGGAATACCTGTTCGACGCCGAACTCTTGCAGATGGACCTGTGGGTGACGAGGGATCTGTCGCCGACGGCCTTTCTCATCGGCGACCTTTCGGTGCGGGGCGGCTACGATGGGAAACTCGACGCCTTCCTGAACTGGTATCACGACCTGATCGGACTGCCGGTGCCGGCGCGAAACCGCCGCCCGGAAGACACCTTCGGCTGGACGCAGACCCTTCCCGACGGCCGGGTCATCGACCGCTCCCGCCCCGGGACCTTCCTCGGCGACCTCCGCCTCGGCGCCGGCGCGCGTTTCGGGCGGTCACAATTGGTCGGCACCATCACGCTGCCCACGGCGACGGCATCGGGCGATGGCTGGGGGCGCAAGTCGGTCGGCCTCGCCGGCTCCTTCACGTCGCGAGTGGCAGCGAGCAATCGGATCATTGTCGATGCCGGCCTCTCCGCCGGCTGGACCCCGACGCAGGGCGCCCTGGCGGCCTACCAACAGAGCGCCTTCCTCGGCGGGCTCATCGGCAGTCGCTGGCGATTCTCCGGGAGTCAGTCGCTCTTCGCCACGATTGCCTTCCAAACGGCGAACTGGAAGGAGACGGGTTGGGCGTCGGTCGATGGGCGCGACGTGACGCTCGATGCGGGGGGGCTCGTCAATTTCAAGAAAGGGTGGCCAGAGCTGCAGATCGGTATCACCGAAGATCTGGCGCCGCGCGGGCCGGCGGTCGATGTGGGGTTCAAGGTGGGATTGAGATGGTAG
- a CDS encoding phosphatase PAP2 family protein encodes MRPATRSALLATLAIVLAHLGDQYAWLHLGKPGVYDADFGRMLRIAGYLPLWILMAVAVFLHTSDRRTALLIGGMPTLGGLAAEVVKILLRRERPRLHDGAYYFRPFSDHFWSTRDIGLPSSHAFVAFSGAWILCRVYPRAWPVWVGLAAGCALTRVQAEAHFLSDVTVAAVLAYGMVAWCWGKWGYRPTP; translated from the coding sequence ATGCGCCCCGCCACCCGTAGCGCCCTCCTCGCGACCCTCGCCATCGTCCTCGCCCACCTCGGCGACCAGTATGCCTGGCTCCATCTCGGCAAGCCGGGTGTCTACGACGCCGACTTCGGCCGGATGCTGCGGATCGCCGGCTATCTCCCGCTGTGGATCCTGATGGCGGTCGCCGTCTTTCTGCACACGAGCGATCGCCGCACCGCGCTGCTCATTGGCGGGATGCCCACGCTTGGCGGACTCGCCGCAGAGGTCGTCAAGATCCTGCTGCGTCGCGAGCGGCCGAGGCTGCACGATGGCGCCTACTACTTCCGGCCCTTCAGCGATCACTTCTGGTCCACGCGCGACATCGGGCTGCCGTCATCCCACGCCTTCGTGGCGTTCAGCGGCGCCTGGATCCTCTGCCGAGTCTATCCGAGGGCGTGGCCGGTCTGGGTTGGGCTCGCGGCGGGGTGTGCGCTGACGCGCGTGCAAGCCGAAGCGCACTTCCTCTCGGATGTGACGGTGGCGGCGGTGTTGGCGTACGGGATGGTGGCGTGGTGCTGGGGAAAGTGGGGCTACCGCCCCACCCCGTGA
- a CDS encoding DUF983 domain-containing protein: MDRRSTIITRALRLRCPHCGGGGLFRYWVQMIQDCPHCGYSLASGNRVGANLLNLVASEVTLFIAMAVIIVRTWPNPPWSFLQFGAPALMVIAPLVLYPFSKMLFIAFDLAMHPEAMPDAKVHGVGR, translated from the coding sequence ATGGATCGACGCAGCACCATCATCACCCGGGCCCTGCGCCTCCGCTGCCCCCATTGTGGCGGCGGCGGGCTCTTTCGTTACTGGGTCCAGATGATCCAGGATTGCCCGCACTGCGGCTATTCCCTGGCGTCAGGGAATCGGGTCGGCGCCAATCTGCTGAATCTGGTGGCCTCGGAAGTGACGCTCTTCATCGCGATGGCGGTGATCATCGTCCGGACCTGGCCCAATCCGCCGTGGAGCTTCCTGCAGTTCGGTGCGCCGGCGCTCATGGTGATCGCGCCGCTGGTGCTCTATCCGTTCTCGAAGATGCTCTTCATTGCCTTCGATCTGGCGATGCACCCCGAGGCGATGCCCGACGCCAAGGTTCACGGGGTGGGGCGGTAG
- a CDS encoding TetR/AcrR family transcriptional regulator, with amino-acid sequence MAKFNRRAAERPNELLDAALEQFFRAGFAAAKIEEIARAAGVTVGTVYRYFPSKEALFRAVVERHLDSSWSRGREIAEAYGAMTAREVVALLLSRWEAVLQEPGPRRVAILVMREAPLFPDVVTLYETELLTRGRLSLERALRHGIERGEFPLHPIEATARALIGAPLEQLLWEATFGPLADAGTQSALLVRGLPRLEQLSLAAAPTTPPGGPALPSEPVAPGTLRITTLRPPGPH; translated from the coding sequence ATGGCCAAGTTCAATCGCCGCGCCGCCGAGCGACCCAACGAGCTGCTCGATGCCGCCCTGGAGCAGTTCTTCCGGGCTGGCTTCGCGGCGGCGAAGATCGAGGAGATTGCCCGAGCGGCCGGGGTGACGGTGGGGACGGTCTACCGCTACTTCCCCTCGAAGGAGGCGTTGTTTCGGGCCGTGGTGGAGCGGCATCTCGACTCGAGCTGGAGCCGGGGCCGGGAGATCGCCGAGGCGTACGGCGCGATGACGGCGCGCGAGGTGGTGGCGTTACTGCTGAGTCGGTGGGAGGCGGTGTTGCAGGAGCCGGGGCCGCGACGGGTGGCGATCCTGGTCATGCGTGAGGCGCCACTGTTCCCGGACGTCGTGACGTTGTATGAAACAGAACTACTAACAAGAGGCCGACTCTCCCTCGAGCGCGCCCTTCGTCACGGCATCGAGCGCGGCGAATTCCCGCTCCACCCGATCGAGGCCACGGCCCGAGCCCTGATCGGGGCGCCGCTGGAACAGCTCCTCTGGGAGGCGACCTTCGGCCCGCTGGCCGACGCCGGCACCCAGAGCGCCCTGCTGGTTCGGGGCCTTCCCCGACTCGAGCAACTGAGCCTGGCGGCGGCTCCGACCACCCCGCCTGGGGGACCGGCACTGCCAAGCGAACCGGTCGCGCCTGGGACGCTGCGGATCACGACCCTCCGGCCGCCCGGCCCCCATTAA
- a CDS encoding PDZ domain-containing protein, with amino-acid sequence MRNLTHSLLFVLLAAAPAAAQDTSVMIQNKDCTVKVDGKRLPQAEETKACERMRAASARMQEQAVRMQAQSVQMQRQAERMASEVARTGVQERAITGQMRAVEEATRGAAGAQIRMRSDLAERATAGRMAELDATNRLAEVRAGAMLRENAIASGRLAEARNLTGRAMLAIAARPRLGITIDTRARDTDRWGAYVTAVTPGGPADKGGVRSGDVIAKLAGKAVTGSGDETPGIKLIAMIGALEPNKTIEVQLRRGNGTKTVKVTPSTVMDVPGFAGVRSRSGGNMETLRLAEINGDPMTRGSYSFTINTAAMGGPLAALEMTSLNAGLGSYFGATEGVLVINVGEKQELGLQAGDVVTSVDGRKVTSPAQLARILRTYETGEEYKLQIMRQKKTETVTGKMP; translated from the coding sequence ATGCGGAACCTGACCCACTCACTGCTGTTCGTTCTGCTCGCTGCGGCTCCCGCCGCCGCGCAGGACACCTCGGTGATGATCCAGAACAAGGACTGTACCGTGAAGGTCGACGGGAAGCGTCTTCCCCAGGCGGAGGAGACGAAGGCCTGCGAGCGAATGCGCGCCGCGTCAGCACGGATGCAGGAACAGGCGGTGCGGATGCAGGCGCAATCGGTGCAGATGCAGCGCCAGGCCGAGCGGATGGCGAGCGAGGTTGCTCGTACCGGCGTGCAAGAGCGTGCCATCACCGGCCAGATGCGCGCCGTGGAAGAGGCGACCCGTGGCGCGGCCGGCGCCCAGATCCGGATGCGCAGCGATCTCGCTGAGCGGGCCACGGCTGGCCGGATGGCCGAGCTCGACGCGACGAACCGCCTGGCCGAGGTGCGTGCCGGCGCGATGCTGCGGGAAAACGCGATCGCGAGCGGCCGCCTCGCCGAAGCACGCAACCTGACGGGTCGCGCCATGCTTGCCATCGCAGCGCGCCCGCGCCTCGGCATCACCATCGACACCCGCGCCCGCGACACCGACCGGTGGGGCGCCTACGTCACCGCCGTCACCCCCGGCGGCCCCGCCGACAAGGGCGGCGTCCGCTCCGGCGACGTCATCGCCAAGCTCGCCGGCAAGGCTGTGACCGGGTCGGGCGACGAAACGCCGGGCATCAAGCTGATCGCGATGATCGGCGCGCTCGAGCCGAACAAGACCATCGAAGTCCAGCTGCGCCGCGGCAACGGCACCAAGACCGTGAAGGTGACGCCGTCGACCGTGATGGATGTCCCCGGCTTCGCTGGGGTCCGCTCACGCTCCGGCGGCAACATGGAGACGCTGCGCCTCGCCGAGATCAACGGCGACCCGATGACGCGCGGCAGCTACAGCTTCACCATCAACACGGCGGCAATGGGCGGTCCGCTCGCTGCCCTCGAGATGACCTCGCTCAACGCCGGCCTCGGCTCCTACTTCGGTGCCACCGAGGGCGTCCTGGTCATCAACGTCGGCGAGAAGCAGGAACTCGGCCTCCAGGCCGGTGACGTCGTCACCTCCGTCGACGGCCGCAAGGTGACCTCGCCGGCACAGCTGGCCCGCATTCTCCGCACCTACGAGACGGGCGAGGAGTACAAGCTGCAGATCATGCGGCAGAAGAAGACGGAGACGGTGACGGGGAAGATGCCGTAA
- a CDS encoding sigma-70 family RNA polymerase sigma factor has translation MTRALTMDAMTLPNADSVIALAKQGDPIALETLYRAYSTPAYNLARRICRTTEDAEDVLQETFFEVCRSIRNYRGDGSIWGWIRTVTSSKALMRLRRNKYRVTDDLHDDLAPSRGASVALKMDLEAALERLSDTARAVVWLHDVEGFTHEEIATQMGKTASFSKSQLARAHQRLRVWLGEESLA, from the coding sequence ATGACACGAGCCCTGACGATGGATGCGATGACCCTTCCGAACGCCGACTCGGTGATCGCCCTCGCGAAGCAAGGCGACCCGATCGCGCTGGAGACCCTCTACCGGGCCTACAGCACCCCGGCGTACAACCTCGCCCGGCGGATCTGCCGCACAACCGAGGACGCCGAGGATGTGCTGCAGGAGACCTTCTTCGAGGTATGTCGTAGTATTCGCAACTACCGTGGAGATGGCTCCATTTGGGGCTGGATCCGCACCGTGACCTCCTCCAAGGCGCTGATGCGCCTCCGGCGGAACAAGTACCGCGTCACCGACGACCTCCACGACGATCTGGCCCCCTCGCGGGGCGCCTCGGTCGCCCTCAAGATGGACCTCGAGGCTGCCCTGGAACGGCTGAGCGACACCGCTCGCGCCGTGGTCTGGCTGCACGACGTGGAGGGATTCACCCACGAGGAGATCGCCACCCAGATGGGGAAGACGGCGTCCTTCTCGAAGTCCCAGCTGGCCCGGGCGCACCAGCGCCTCCGCGTCTGGCTGGGAGAGGAGTCCCTGGCATGA
- a CDS encoding ferritin encodes MVSPKLQDALNAQINLELASSYAYLAMAAYFDANSLPGMSSWMRVQSEEERVHAMKIYDHMGDRGGQVVLQAIAAPDHEFASPLAVFQSALHHEQVVTRSINALYALAVVENDYPAQVMLQWFINEQVEEEKNAMTAIDQLKMAAGNPSAILMLDQLFGARTAEPAGGETT; translated from the coding sequence ATGGTGTCCCCGAAGCTGCAAGATGCCCTGAACGCCCAGATCAACCTCGAGCTCGCCTCCTCCTACGCCTACCTGGCGATGGCGGCCTACTTCGATGCCAATTCGCTGCCCGGCATGTCGAGCTGGATGCGGGTGCAGTCGGAGGAGGAGCGGGTCCACGCCATGAAGATCTATGACCACATGGGCGACCGGGGTGGCCAGGTGGTGTTGCAGGCGATTGCGGCCCCCGACCACGAGTTCGCCTCCCCACTGGCGGTCTTCCAGTCCGCGCTTCATCATGAGCAGGTGGTGACCCGCTCGATCAACGCCCTGTACGCCCTGGCCGTGGTGGAGAATGACTACCCGGCTCAGGTGATGCTGCAGTGGTTCATCAATGAACAGGTCGAGGAAGAGAAGAACGCCATGACGGCGATCGATCAGCTCAAGATGGCGGCCGGCAACCCGTCGGCGATTCTGATGCTGGACCAACTCTTTGGCGCGCGGACGGCGGAGCCGGCCGGCGGGGAGACCACCTGA